Proteins encoded together in one Bacteroides ovatus window:
- a CDS encoding ATP-binding protein — translation MTTLFQTKIINSYIIKLFLSFCLLAFSYISPILAQKDSVNSSNYLLIINSYTEAAPWSFRMISAITEYAQNSPQLALYTEHMNMLMMDTDSTLNEFRQAVLEKYKRHSPRMLILLGNSSMILRDDFRKMWGNIPIILCAEEDYIGPKEFYLQKKPVELTARTPIADMAQPYNLTFLHSNFYIKENIDLICRMTPDIKNFIFIGDERQNNQTYNMVIKQELKKSHPDINYQFISPRKMQTNHLLDTLYTVDPKTTGILFSSWFYKHTFAGNTSLVTNSHLLVSTTSAPLFSLGMMTIKDNAGGIIGGYIYDQHVYSQKIIQTIQSILNGKQASEIPFYEPSDAAPTINYNVLLRKGMSPYLCPPGTIFFNKPPTFWEQYGYFILGTIVCFILLALFFQYRISHLNKLKKIQQKEIDTMTSYKNLINNMPILYMQEELIMNEEGTPIELVYRNVNAHFEKSFFRKEDVVGKKASEIFPESMPEFLHFTKMSLAENKAITFPYYFKQIDTFYDVVLKGTHHNNIVDIFCLDSTELHKAQQKLSATNNKLAMALDVANIVPWKWDLRSKTILCDINRPIELSTNDKDVNEEQLAVPDSQYFSKIFKEDRKRVEKAYDDLIEGRSDKVREEYRVINVQNNIHRIEWVEAQAAVETRDENGKPLTLVGSSLVITTRKKMEMELTTARDRAEESNRLKSAFLANMSHEIRTPLNAIVGFSGILASTDEEEEKQEYVSIIENNNTLLLQLISDILDLSKIEAGTLEFQYSNIDLNKMLNELTSSLQLKIKSEKVQLTCHLAEKNCFIHTEKNRLSQLLINLISNAIKFTTEGYIRFGYELRGKEIYFYVSDTGCGIPKDKQKSIFGRFVKLNSFEQGTGLGLSICQTLVEHMGGTIGVDSEEGKGSTFWFTLPYKAAIAVEESIKKEEIQPISIEKNKFTILIAEDNESNYKLFASILKGEYQLIHAWDGQEAVEMFKQYNPQIILMDINMPVMDGYEATKEIRKYSAKVPIIAITAFAYASDEQRVMESGFDGYMPKPINARLLKAQLTEIMQKRIILL, via the coding sequence ATGACAACTCTTTTTCAAACCAAAATAATTAACTCATATATAATAAAATTATTTTTGTCTTTCTGTCTATTAGCTTTTTCCTACATATCACCGATTCTAGCTCAAAAAGATTCAGTGAACTCGTCAAATTATCTTTTAATCATTAATTCATATACAGAAGCAGCTCCCTGGAGCTTCAGAATGATTTCAGCCATTACCGAATATGCCCAGAATTCGCCTCAATTAGCACTCTATACCGAACACATGAACATGCTAATGATGGACACAGACTCCACTTTGAATGAATTCAGACAGGCAGTTCTGGAAAAATACAAGCGACATTCTCCGCGTATGTTGATATTACTCGGAAACTCCAGCATGATATTACGGGACGACTTCAGAAAGATGTGGGGAAATATTCCGATTATACTATGTGCTGAAGAAGATTACATCGGCCCGAAGGAATTTTATCTCCAAAAGAAGCCTGTTGAGTTGACTGCAAGAACCCCGATTGCAGATATGGCGCAGCCTTACAATCTCACTTTCCTACATTCCAATTTCTATATTAAAGAAAATATAGACCTGATTTGCCGAATGACTCCCGATATTAAAAATTTCATATTTATCGGTGATGAACGGCAAAACAACCAGACTTACAATATGGTTATCAAACAAGAATTGAAAAAGAGCCATCCCGACATCAATTATCAATTCATATCGCCCCGGAAGATGCAAACCAATCATTTACTGGACACCCTTTACACCGTTGATCCTAAAACAACAGGAATACTTTTCTCTTCATGGTTTTACAAACACACCTTTGCCGGCAACACCTCGCTAGTTACAAATTCACACCTATTAGTCTCAACGACTTCCGCACCTCTGTTCAGCCTTGGGATGATGACAATCAAGGACAACGCAGGAGGAATAATTGGCGGATACATCTACGATCAACATGTATACAGCCAGAAAATCATACAAACGATCCAATCAATATTGAATGGCAAACAAGCATCCGAGATACCTTTTTACGAGCCTTCAGATGCCGCTCCGACTATCAACTACAATGTTTTGCTACGTAAAGGAATGTCGCCATACTTATGTCCACCGGGCACTATTTTCTTTAACAAGCCGCCTACGTTTTGGGAACAGTACGGATACTTTATTTTAGGAACCATAGTCTGCTTCATACTGCTTGCCCTATTCTTCCAATACCGCATCAGTCATCTGAATAAGCTCAAGAAAATACAACAGAAAGAGATTGACACAATGACTTCTTACAAAAACCTGATTAACAATATGCCTATATTGTATATGCAAGAAGAGTTAATCATGAATGAAGAAGGTACCCCTATAGAACTTGTATACCGGAATGTCAACGCTCATTTCGAGAAAAGTTTTTTCCGTAAAGAAGATGTAGTAGGCAAGAAAGCCAGTGAAATATTCCCTGAATCCATGCCGGAGTTCCTGCATTTCACCAAAATGTCACTTGCGGAAAACAAGGCTATCACTTTCCCCTATTATTTCAAACAGATAGACACCTTCTATGATGTAGTACTAAAAGGAACTCACCACAACAATATTGTCGATATTTTCTGCCTGGACAGCACCGAACTACACAAAGCACAACAAAAACTAAGTGCTACCAACAATAAACTGGCAATGGCACTGGACGTAGCCAATATCGTGCCTTGGAAATGGGATTTGCGAAGCAAAACCATACTTTGCGACATCAATAGGCCTATTGAGCTTAGCACAAACGATAAAGACGTGAATGAAGAACAATTGGCAGTGCCCGATTCCCAATATTTCTCAAAGATATTCAAAGAAGACCGTAAACGGGTAGAAAAAGCCTATGATGACCTGATAGAAGGGCGATCGGATAAAGTCAGGGAAGAATACCGGGTTATCAATGTACAGAATAACATTCACAGAATCGAATGGGTGGAAGCTCAAGCCGCTGTAGAGACCCGTGACGAAAACGGCAAGCCGCTCACCCTGGTCGGTTCTTCACTAGTCATCACCACACGGAAAAAGATGGAAATGGAATTGACCACAGCCAGAGACCGGGCAGAAGAATCCAATCGTCTGAAGTCTGCCTTCCTCGCCAATATGAGCCATGAAATCCGTACTCCCCTCAACGCTATTGTCGGTTTCTCCGGCATATTGGCTTCAACAGACGAGGAAGAGGAAAAGCAGGAATATGTGAGCATCATTGAAAACAATAATACCTTGTTATTGCAATTAATCAGTGACATTCTTGATTTATCAAAGATTGAAGCCGGAACATTGGAATTTCAATATTCCAACATAGACTTGAACAAAATGCTGAACGAGTTAACGAGCTCATTACAATTAAAAATAAAATCTGAAAAAGTACAGTTAACCTGCCATCTGGCAGAGAAAAACTGCTTTATCCATACAGAGAAGAACAGGCTGTCACAATTGCTCATCAACCTGATAAGCAATGCCATCAAATTCACCACTGAAGGATACATTCGTTTTGGTTATGAACTCCGCGGCAAAGAGATCTATTTTTATGTCAGCGATACTGGCTGTGGCATTCCCAAAGACAAGCAAAAGAGCATTTTCGGACGCTTCGTCAAATTAAATAGTTTCGAACAAGGCACCGGCCTGGGACTTTCTATCTGCCAGACTCTGGTAGAACACATGGGAGGTACCATCGGAGTAGACTCGGAAGAGGGCAAAGGTTCAACATTCTGGTTCACGCTGCCATATAAAGCCGCAATAGCCGTAGAAGAAAGCATAAAAAAAGAGGAAATTCAGCCGATAAGTATAGAAAAAAACAAGTTTACCATTCTGATTGCCGAGGATAATGAAAGTAACTACAAACTGTTCGCATCCATACTAAAGGGAGAGTATCAATTAATTCATGCCTGGGATGGACAAGAGGCGGTGGAAATGTTCAAGCAATATAATCCGCAGATTATATTGATGGACATCAATATGCCGGTCATGGACGGTTACGAGGCAACTAAAGAAATACGCAAATATTCTGCCAAGGTACCTATTATCGCCATTACGGCTTTTGCATACGCTTCGGATGAACAACGGGTGATGGAAAGCGGTTTTGACGGCTATATGCCTAAACCTATCAATGCCCGCCTGTTGAAAGCACAACTGACGGAAATCATGCAAAAGCGTATTATTTTACTTTAA
- a CDS encoding Na+/H+ antiporter NhaC family protein has translation MTEEKIHKNRTGSWWALSPLLVFLCLYLVTSILVNDFYKVPITVAFLVSSCYAIAITKGLKLDQRIYQFSVGAANKNILLMIWIFILAGAFAHSAKQMGAIDATVNLTLHILPDNLLLAGIFIAACFISLSIGTSVGTIVALTPVAVGLAEKTEIALPFMVAVVVGGSFFGDNLSFISDTTIASTKTQECVMRDKFRVNSMIVVPAAIIVLGIYIFQGLSITAPAQTQTIEWIKVIPYIIVLGTAIAGMNVMLVLIIGILTSGIIGIATGSFGIFDWFGAMGTGITGMGELIIITLLAGGMLETIRYNGGIDFIIRKLTRHVNGKRGAELSIAALVSIANLCTANNTIAIITTGPIAKDIAVKFHLDRRKTASILDTFSCLIQGIIPYGAQMLIAAGLASISPISIIGNLYYPFTMGACALLAILFRYPKRYS, from the coding sequence ATGACTGAAGAAAAAATACATAAAAACCGCACCGGAAGTTGGTGGGCATTAAGTCCGTTGCTCGTATTCTTATGCCTTTACCTGGTAACTTCCATTCTTGTCAACGACTTTTATAAAGTGCCTATCACGGTGGCTTTCCTTGTTTCTTCCTGCTACGCCATTGCTATTACCAAAGGATTGAAACTAGACCAACGCATCTATCAGTTCTCCGTGGGAGCTGCCAATAAAAATATCCTCCTGATGATATGGATATTCATTCTTGCCGGAGCCTTTGCTCATAGTGCGAAACAAATGGGAGCAATCGATGCCACTGTCAATCTGACACTGCATATTCTGCCGGATAACCTGTTACTGGCAGGCATCTTCATTGCCGCCTGTTTCATCTCTTTATCCATCGGAACCAGCGTAGGAACTATCGTCGCCCTTACTCCCGTTGCCGTAGGACTGGCAGAAAAGACAGAAATAGCTCTCCCCTTTATGGTAGCCGTCGTAGTAGGCGGTTCTTTTTTCGGAGACAACTTATCTTTTATCTCCGACACCACCATCGCTTCGACAAAAACCCAGGAATGTGTAATGCGCGATAAATTCCGTGTAAATTCTATGATTGTCGTCCCGGCAGCCATCATTGTGTTGGGAATTTACATATTTCAGGGACTATCCATTACCGCTCCCGCCCAAACACAGACCATTGAATGGATCAAAGTTATACCTTATATAATAGTATTAGGAACAGCCATTGCCGGAATGAACGTGATGCTCGTACTCATAATAGGTATATTGACAAGTGGCATCATTGGCATCGCGACCGGCAGCTTTGGAATTTTCGACTGGTTTGGTGCCATGGGAACGGGAATTACAGGAATGGGAGAACTGATTATTATCACTCTATTGGCCGGAGGGATGCTCGAAACCATCCGTTATAACGGTGGTATCGATTTCATTATCCGGAAACTCACCCGCCACGTCAATGGTAAAAGAGGAGCCGAACTAAGCATTGCCGCCCTGGTAAGTATCGCCAACTTATGTACAGCCAACAACACGATTGCCATTATAACAACAGGACCGATTGCCAAAGATATTGCCGTGAAATTCCATCTCGACCGAAGAAAAACAGCCAGTATCCTCGATACTTTCTCCTGCCTGATACAAGGGATTATTCCATACGGAGCGCAGATGCTGATTGCAGCGGGACTTGCCAGTATCTCCCCCATCAGTATCATCGGAAATCTCTACTATCCGTTTACAATGGGAGCATGCGCCCTGCTAGCAATTTTGTTCCGCTATCCGAAACGGTATTCGTAA
- a CDS encoding 30S ribosomal protein S16: MATRIRLQRHGRKSYAFYSIVIADSRAPRDGKFIEKIGTYNPNTNPATVDLNFDAALAWVLKGAQPSDTVRNILSREGVYMKKHLLGGVAKGAFGEAEAEAKFEAWKNNKQSGLATLKAKQDEAKKAEAKARLEAEKKINEVKAKALAEKKAAEAAEKAAAEAPAEEAAAAPAEEAPATEAAAE, from the coding sequence ATGGCAACTAGAATCAGATTGCAGAGACACGGACGTAAAAGTTACGCGTTCTATTCAATTGTAATTGCAGACAGCAGAGCACCACGTGATGGTAAATTTATTGAGAAGATTGGTACTTACAACCCTAACACCAATCCTGCTACAGTAGATTTGAATTTCGACGCTGCATTGGCATGGGTACTGAAAGGTGCACAACCAAGTGACACTGTACGTAACATTCTTTCTCGTGAAGGAGTTTACATGAAGAAACATCTTCTGGGCGGTGTAGCAAAAGGCGCATTCGGAGAAGCAGAAGCTGAAGCTAAATTCGAAGCTTGGAAAAACAACAAACAGTCAGGTTTGGCTACTTTGAAGGCTAAACAAGACGAAGCTAAGAAAGCTGAAGCAAAAGCACGTCTGGAAGCAGAAAAGAAGATCAACGAAGTGAAAGCAAAAGCACTCGCTGAAAAGAAAGCTGCTGAAGCTGCCGAAAAAGCTGCTGCTGAAGCACCTGCAGAAGAAGCTGCCGCAGCTCCGGCTGAAGAAGCTCCTGCAACAGAAGCTGCTGCTGAATAA
- a CDS encoding GntR family transcriptional regulator: MKRIDKKATFGQQASKVTQLADALSQAISRKEFLEGDSLPSINQLSAQYGVSRDTVFKAFLDLRERGLIDSTPGKGYYVTSQVTNVLLLLDQYTPFKEALYNSFVRHLPINYKVDLLFHQYNERLFNTILRESIGKYNKYIVMNFDNEKFSTVLNKINPSRLLLLDFGKFEKEKYSYICQDFDEFFYQALNLLKERLKNYHQLVFLFPKSLKHPQSSKVYFTRFCQEQGFLCEIQEDIENLIVRKGVAYIAIKQQDVVKVVKQGRLEGLKCGKDFGLLAYNDIPSYEVIDEGITSLSIDWEMMGNEAANFVLNNVPVQKFLPTEVRLRKSL, encoded by the coding sequence ATGAAACGAATTGATAAAAAGGCAACATTCGGACAACAGGCAAGCAAGGTTACGCAACTAGCGGACGCACTTAGCCAGGCGATTTCCAGAAAAGAATTTCTTGAAGGAGATTCTTTGCCTTCCATCAATCAGTTGAGTGCTCAATACGGAGTATCACGCGACACCGTTTTCAAGGCTTTCCTTGATTTACGCGAACGAGGCTTGATCGACTCCACTCCCGGCAAGGGTTATTATGTGACGAGCCAGGTGACCAATGTCTTATTGCTGCTCGACCAATATACTCCTTTCAAAGAAGCCTTATATAACAGTTTCGTCAGACATCTGCCTATCAACTATAAGGTAGACTTATTATTTCATCAATACAACGAACGGTTGTTCAATACGATCCTCCGGGAATCCATCGGGAAATACAACAAATACATCGTGATGAATTTCGATAACGAAAAATTCAGCACTGTTCTCAATAAAATTAATCCTTCAAGATTACTACTCCTTGATTTCGGCAAATTCGAAAAAGAAAAGTATTCATATATCTGCCAGGATTTTGATGAATTTTTCTATCAGGCATTGAATCTGCTCAAGGAAAGATTGAAGAACTATCACCAGCTCGTTTTTTTGTTTCCCAAAAGCCTGAAACATCCCCAAAGCAGTAAGGTGTATTTTACCCGTTTCTGTCAGGAGCAAGGATTCCTCTGTGAAATACAGGAGGATATTGAGAATCTGATCGTACGTAAGGGAGTTGCCTATATCGCCATCAAGCAACAAGATGTAGTAAAAGTGGTGAAACAAGGAAGATTGGAAGGGCTGAAATGCGGAAAAGATTTCGGTCTGTTAGCGTATAATGATATTCCTTCCTACGAAGTGATTGACGAAGGAATAACCTCATTGAGTATTGATTGGGAAATGATGGGAAACGAAGCGGCCAATTTCGTTCTTAATAATGTACCGGTTCAGAAGTTCTTACCAACAGAAGTAAGGCTTCGAAAGTCACTTTAA
- the fucI gene encoding L-fucose isomerase, which yields MKKYPKIGIRPTIDGRQGGVRESLEEKTMNLAKAVDELISNNLKNGDGSPVECVIADSTIGRVAESAACAEKFEREGVGSTITVTSCWCYGAETMDMNPHYPKAVWGFNGTERPGAVYLAAVLAGHAQKGLPAFGIYGRDVQDLDDNTIPEDVSEKILRFARAAQAVATMRGKSYLSMGSVSMGIAGSIVNPDFFQEYLGMRNESIDLTEIIRRMDEGIYDHEEYAKAMAWTEKNCKTNEGEDFKNRPEKRKTREQKDADWEFIVKMTIIMRDLMTGNPKLKEMGFKEEALGHNAIAAGFQGQRQWTDFYPNGDYPEALLNTSFDWNGIREAFVVATENDACNGVAMLFGHLLTNRAQIFSDVRTYWSPEAVKRVTGKELSGLAANGIIHLINSGATTLDGSGQSLDAAGNPVMKEPWNLTDADVENCLKATTWYPADRDYFRGGGFSSNFLSKGGMPVTMMRLNLIKGLGPVLQIAEGWTVEIDPEIHQKLNMRTDPTWPTTWFVPRLCEKPAFKDVYSVMNNWGANHGAISYGHIGQDLITLASMLRIPVCMHNVEEDQMFRPAAWNAFGMDKEGSDYRACATYGPIYK from the coding sequence ATGAAAAAGTATCCGAAAATCGGGATTCGTCCCACAATTGATGGTCGCCAAGGTGGCGTTCGCGAAAGCCTTGAAGAAAAAACAATGAATTTGGCAAAAGCAGTAGACGAGCTAATCAGCAACAACCTGAAAAACGGTGATGGAAGTCCGGTGGAATGTGTCATTGCCGATAGCACGATCGGACGCGTAGCCGAAAGCGCTGCTTGTGCGGAAAAGTTTGAAAGAGAAGGGGTCGGCTCTACCATTACCGTCACTTCTTGCTGGTGCTATGGTGCTGAAACGATGGATATGAACCCGCATTATCCGAAAGCTGTCTGGGGATTCAACGGCACAGAACGTCCGGGAGCTGTATACCTTGCTGCCGTACTTGCCGGACACGCACAAAAAGGCCTTCCCGCATTCGGTATCTACGGACGCGACGTTCAAGATTTGGACGACAACACAATCCCTGAAGATGTATCAGAAAAGATTCTTCGTTTTGCACGTGCTGCACAGGCAGTAGCTACGATGAGAGGCAAATCTTACCTGTCAATGGGTAGTGTATCTATGGGTATCGCCGGTTCTATTGTTAATCCTGATTTTTTCCAAGAGTATTTGGGAATGCGTAATGAGTCAATAGACCTCACAGAAATCATCCGTCGAATGGACGAAGGCATCTATGACCACGAAGAATACGCCAAAGCCATGGCCTGGACTGAAAAAAATTGCAAGACAAACGAAGGTGAAGACTTCAAGAACCGTCCTGAAAAACGTAAAACCCGTGAACAGAAAGATGCTGATTGGGAATTCATTGTAAAGATGACGATTATCATGCGCGACTTGATGACCGGAAATCCCAAATTGAAAGAAATGGGATTCAAGGAAGAAGCCTTGGGACACAATGCCATTGCAGCCGGTTTCCAGGGACAACGCCAATGGACAGACTTCTATCCTAACGGTGACTATCCGGAAGCTCTGCTCAATACTTCTTTTGACTGGAACGGTATCCGTGAAGCATTTGTCGTAGCTACCGAGAACGATGCCTGCAACGGCGTAGCTATGCTGTTCGGACATCTATTGACCAACCGTGCACAAATATTCTCCGACGTACGTACTTACTGGAGTCCTGAAGCCGTGAAACGTGTAACCGGCAAAGAGTTGAGCGGATTGGCAGCAAACGGTATCATCCATCTTATCAATTCCGGTGCAACGACTCTCGACGGTTCCGGCCAATCATTAGACGCAGCAGGCAATCCGGTTATGAAAGAACCATGGAACCTGACGGACGCTGATGTAGAGAACTGTCTCAAAGCAACGACCTGGTATCCGGCAGACCGTGACTACTTCCGTGGGGGTGGCTTCTCGTCCAACTTCCTGTCAAAAGGCGGAATGCCTGTTACCATGATGCGCCTCAACCTGATTAAAGGCTTAGGCCCTGTCCTGCAAATCGCAGAAGGTTGGACAGTGGAAATTGATCCGGAAATCCATCAGAAACTCAATATGCGTACAGATCCTACATGGCCTACCACCTGGTTTGTACCCCGCCTGTGCGAAAAACCGGCTTTTAAAGATGTATATTCAGTAATGAATAACTGGGGAGCCAATCATGGAGCTATCAGCTATGGACACATCGGTCAGGACTTAATCACTCTTGCTTCCATGCTCCGTATTCCAGTATGTATGCACAATGTAGAAGAAGATCAGATGTTCCGTCCGGCAGCCTGGAATGCCTTCGGCATGGATAAAGAAGGATCAGACTACAGAGCTTGTGCAACTTATGGCCCTATCTATAAATAA
- a CDS encoding class II aldolase/adducin family protein codes for MITNEHIAQFIAQAHRYGDAKLMLCSSGNLSWRIGEEALISGTGSWVPTLGKEKVSICNIASGIPANGVKPSMESTFHLGILRERPDVNVVLHFQSEYATAVSCMKNKPANFNVTAEIPCHVGSEIPVIPYYRPGSPELAKAVVEAMQKHNSVLLTNHGQVVCGKDFDQVYERATFFEMACRIIVQSGGDYSVLTPAEIEDLEIYVLGKKTN; via the coding sequence ATGATTACTAACGAACATATTGCACAGTTCATTGCACAAGCACATCGTTACGGGGATGCAAAGTTAATGCTTTGCAGCAGCGGTAACCTTTCCTGGAGAATCGGCGAAGAAGCATTGATTTCTGGTACGGGTTCCTGGGTTCCCACACTTGGCAAAGAAAAGGTTTCAATCTGCAATATCGCCAGCGGCATTCCTGCCAATGGTGTAAAACCCTCTATGGAAAGTACATTCCATTTGGGTATTCTCCGTGAACGTCCGGACGTCAATGTCGTTCTCCATTTCCAATCGGAATATGCCACCGCTGTCTCCTGCATGAAGAACAAGCCGGCAAATTTCAATGTAACAGCAGAAATTCCTTGCCATGTAGGTTCGGAAATACCTGTGATTCCGTATTATCGTCCCGGCTCACCGGAACTGGCGAAAGCCGTGGTAGAAGCCATGCAAAAGCATAACTCGGTTTTACTGACCAACCACGGACAAGTGGTGTGCGGAAAAGACTTCGACCAAGTATATGAACGGGCTACTTTTTTCGAAATGGCTTGTCGCATCATTGTTCAATCCGGCGGTGATTATTCAGTGCTCACACCGGCAGAAATTGAAGACCTGGAAATCTACGTATTAGGAAAGAAAACCAACTAA
- a CDS encoding rhamnulokinase yields MKDTIKHTYLAADFGGGSGRIIAGFLLNDRLELEEIYRFSNRQVKLGNHIYWDFPALFEDMKTGLKLAAQKGYAVKGIGIDTWGVDFGLIDKHGNLLGNPVCYRDARTEGMPAEVFKCMDEHRHYAETGIQVMPINTLFQLYSMKQNQDAQLEVARQLLFMPDLFSYFLTGVANNEYCIASTSELLNAKSRNWSFDTIHSLGLPEHLFGKIILPGTIRGTLKEDIARETGLGAVDVIAVGSHDTASAVAAVPAAESPIAFLSSGTWSLLGVEVDEPILTEEARKAQFTNEGGVDGKIRFLQNITGLWILQRLMSEWKACGEEQDYDIIIPQAAEAEIDTIIPVDDTIFMNPENMENALIHYCRNHALQIPQNKAETVRCVLQSLAFRYRLAVEQLNRCLPAPIRQLNIIGGGSQNKLLNQLTADELGIPVYAGPVEATAMGNILTQAMAKGEIANLRELREIVTRSVTPQVYYPKK; encoded by the coding sequence ATGAAAGATACCATCAAACACACTTATTTAGCAGCAGACTTCGGAGGCGGCAGCGGGCGAATCATCGCCGGCTTTCTTCTTAACGACAGGCTGGAATTGGAAGAGATATACCGCTTCTCCAACCGGCAGGTCAAACTAGGCAATCATATTTACTGGGACTTCCCGGCTCTGTTCGAAGATATGAAAACCGGACTAAAACTGGCTGCACAAAAAGGATATGCCGTAAAAGGTATTGGTATTGACACTTGGGGAGTGGATTTCGGACTGATTGACAAACATGGAAACCTATTAGGAAATCCAGTCTGTTACCGGGATGCAAGAACAGAGGGAATGCCGGCAGAAGTATTCAAGTGCATGGATGAACATCGACATTATGCCGAAACCGGTATTCAGGTGATGCCTATCAATACGCTGTTTCAACTTTACAGCATGAAGCAAAATCAAGATGCACAGTTGGAAGTTGCCCGGCAACTTTTATTCATGCCCGATCTCTTCAGTTATTTCCTGACAGGGGTAGCCAATAATGAATATTGTATCGCCTCCACCTCTGAATTACTCAACGCCAAATCACGCAACTGGTCATTCGATACCATACATAGCTTAGGTCTTCCCGAACATCTGTTCGGTAAAATCATTCTTCCCGGAACAATCAGAGGCACTCTGAAAGAGGATATTGCACGCGAAACCGGACTGGGTGCCGTAGACGTTATTGCCGTAGGTTCACATGATACAGCCAGTGCCGTAGCTGCTGTTCCTGCTGCAGAAAGTCCTATCGCTTTCCTTAGTTCCGGCACTTGGTCGCTACTGGGAGTTGAAGTGGACGAACCCATATTAACGGAAGAAGCAAGAAAAGCTCAATTCACCAATGAAGGAGGTGTAGACGGCAAAATCCGTTTCCTCCAGAATATAACAGGATTATGGATTCTGCAACGCTTGATGAGCGAGTGGAAAGCGTGTGGCGAGGAACAAGATTATGATATAATCATCCCGCAAGCAGCCGAAGCCGAGATTGATACAATCATCCCTGTAGACGACACCATATTCATGAATCCGGAAAATATGGAGAATGCGCTTATTCATTATTGCCGGAATCATGCTTTGCAAATTCCCCAAAACAAGGCAGAGACTGTACGATGTGTGCTCCAGTCATTAGCTTTCAGATATCGGCTGGCTGTGGAACAGCTCAACCGTTGCCTCCCCGCTCCAATCCGTCAGTTAAATATCATCGGAGGAGGATCACAAAATAAGTTACTCAACCAACTGACAGCTGACGAACTCGGTATTCCTGTTTATGCAGGTCCGGTGGAAGCCACTGCAATGGGAAACATTCTGACGCAGGCAATGGCTAAAGGAGAAATTGCCAATCTTCGTGAATTGCGGGAAATTGTCACTCGCAGCGTTACACCACAAGTATATTATCCTAAAAAATAA
- a CDS encoding L-rhamnose mutarotase: METSKTGYQVQSYDVPVKRYCQTLDLRDSPELIAEYRKRHSQAEAWPEILAGIREVGILEMEIYILGTRLFMIVETPLDFDWDTAMERLNTLPRQQEWEEYMAIFQQAAPGMSSAEKWKPMERMFHLYNT, from the coding sequence ATGGAAACATCTAAAACCGGTTATCAGGTTCAATCTTATGACGTTCCCGTCAAACGATATTGCCAAACCCTTGATTTACGCGATTCTCCGGAACTAATCGCCGAATATCGGAAAAGACATAGCCAGGCGGAAGCATGGCCGGAAATTCTTGCCGGTATCCGGGAAGTTGGCATCCTGGAAATGGAAATTTATATCCTGGGAACCCGACTGTTTATGATCGTCGAAACTCCCCTTGATTTTGACTGGGACACGGCAATGGAACGTCTGAACACCCTTCCCCGCCAACAAGAGTGGGAAGAATATATGGCTATCTTCCAACAAGCCGCACCCGGAATGAGTTCCGCAGAGAAATGGAAACCGATGGAAAGAATGTTCCATTTGTATAATACTTAA